The Arachis hypogaea cultivar Tifrunner chromosome 14, arahy.Tifrunner.gnm2.J5K5, whole genome shotgun sequence genome has a segment encoding these proteins:
- the LOC112744030 gene encoding uncharacterized protein yields the protein MDDYDSSMAEHQHPSTQPPLSELIHSLEQATFMAKQLQSTTNPSHLLQIHTSLHHAHQNLSTFLSTLQFPHPPPPPPAAENSVSSANGAAGEPMQMGDDDGGGGNGDDGVVDAEETSKCTIEKVEEKMRDCFIKNKRAKRPLSPSAAAAIEEKRLSDEGFVGRVKDYDPHAMKLRALDLVYQFHG from the coding sequence ATGGATGATTATGATTCTTCCATGGCAGAACATCAGCACCCATCAACGCAACCACCATTATCAGAACTTATTCACTCtctagaacaagcaactttcatgGCAAAACAGCTTCAATCCACGACCAACCCTTCCCACCTTCTCCAAATTCACACCTCCCTCCACCATGCCCACCAAAACCTCTCTACCTTCCTCTCCACCCTCCAATTCCCCCATCCCCCTCCGCCACCGCCCGCCGCTGAGAACTCTGTCTCCTCCGCCAATGGGGCCGCTGGGGAACCGATGCAGATGggtgatgatgatggtggtggtggtaatgGTGATGATGGGGTGGTTGATGCAGAGGAGACATCAAAGTGCACAATTGAAAAGGTTGAGGAGAAGATGAGAGACTGCTTCATCAAGAATAAGAGGGCTAAGCGGCCCCTTTCGCCTTCGGCGGCCGCGGCAATTGAGGAGAAACGGTTGTCTGATGAAGGGTTTGTTGGGAGAGTTAAGGACTATGATCCACATGCAATGAAGTTGAGAGCTTTGGACCTTGTTTATCAGTTtcatggttga
- the LOC112744029 gene encoding ribosomal RNA small subunit methyltransferase, chloroplastic, whose product MLPSSLSYLQTLPPIPHPEPVCKAGVRRRTLRIACAGRGSKAARPATDDYHSTLRALNSKGRFPRKSLGQHYMLNSEINDHLAAAAGVGEGDVVLEIGPGTGSLTNVLLNCGAFVLAVEKDKHMATLVSERFSSTGKLKVLTEDIVKCHVRSHVSSLFESITEMDPETKKAKVVANIPFNISTDVIKLLLPMGDIFSEVVLLLQDETALRLAESSLRTSEYRPINIFVNFYSDPEYKFKVPRTNFFPQPNVDAAVVSFKLKQPKDYPEVSSRKSFFSMVNSAFNEKRKMLRKSLQHICTSIEIEEALRSISLLPTSRPEELTLDDFVKLHNLIVKE is encoded by the exons ATGCTTCCTTCATCGCTTTCCTATCTTCAAACGCTCCCGCCAATTCCTCATCCGGAGCCAGTTTGCAAAGCCGGCGTACGGCGCCGAACGCTGCGCATTGCTTGTGCCGGAAGAGGCAGCAAAGCTGCGAGGCCAGCCACTGACGACTACCATTCCACTCTCAGAGCTCTCAACTCCAAAGGCAGGTTCCCCAGAAAATCTCTTGGCCAG CATTATATGTTGAACTCCGAGATCAACGATCATCTTGCTGCTGCAGCCGGTGTTGGAGAAGGTGATGTTGTGCTAGAAATTGGGCCAGGAACCGGTTCCTTGACCAATGTTCTGTTAAATTGTGGTGCATTCGTTCTTGCAGTTGAGAAG GACAAACACATGGCCACCCTTGTGAGCGAAAGATTTTCGAGCACAGGAAAGCTGAAG GTTTTGACTGAGGATATTGTCAAATGTCATGTGCGCTCCCATGTGTCATCTTTGTTTGAAAGTATAACAGAAATGGATCCTGAAACTAAAAAAGCAAAA GTGGTTGCCAACATTCCTTTTAATATCAGTACAGATGTGATCAAACTGCTACTTCCAATGGGTGACATTTTCTCAGAAGTGGTTCTATTGCTTCAG GATGAGACTGCCTTGCGGTTGGCAGAATCATCACTCAGGACTTCCGAGTATCGTCCCATCAATATATTTGTTAACTTCTACTCAG ATCCTGAGTACAAATTTAAGGTCCCAAGGACAAATTTTTTTCCTCAGCCTAAT GTAGATGCAGCTGTTGTCTCATTCAAGCTGAAGCAGCCAAAAGACTACCCAGAAGTTTCTTCCCGGAAAAGCTTCTTCTCAATG GTCAATTCAGCTTTCAATGAGAAGCGTAAGATGTTGCGCAAGTCACTTCAGCACATATGCACATCCATTGAGATTGAAGAAGCCTTAAGAAGCATTAGTCTCCTACCAACA TCAAGACCAGAAGAACTAACATTGGATGATTTTGTAAAGTTGCATAACTTGATTGTCAAAGAGTAG
- the LOC112744028 gene encoding flap endonuclease GEN-like 1 produces the protein MGVGGNFWELLKPYARSEGFDFLRNKRVAVDLSYWIVAHETALKAHHVRKPHLRLTFFRTINLFSKFGAFPVFVVDGTPSPLKSEARIARFFRSSGIELTSLPVPEGGVSAERNSAFTKCVQECVELVELLGMPVLKAKGEAEALCAQLNCEGHVDACITVDSDAFLFGAKCIVKCFRPNSKEPFESYNMSDIEAGLGLKRKHLIALALLVGNDHDMNGVRGIGLDTALQFVRAFSEDDILNRLHEIGKGNTSQVPISIKSGDYMDTDENSPNKKQAHCSFCGHPGSKRDHTKFSCEYCLTNDEEGCLRKPEGFKCDCFSCDMNRKHKEQKRLEIWHTKVCDKIAKEPDFPKDEIIDMYLHKDNGYFSEKDGPCMCWEKPNIEMLIDFLNFHQNWDPSYVRRLIFPVMSTIFLRDITTTTAEDLLFGQYEFDSLERVKTRYGHQFYVVKWKRAFNNVAYRIPSNVPDTPQQGTRELDETEDLLDDCDVPEVLMDEGSSFLLTDENMDLVAAAFPKEVKRFWHEQELKELKRRKSPSSRSDKNENSASPSSKRLQLNITEFFPSTKVKDQSKADDSSKEISDSQDSGASKGKRKESSSNLSKSVRRRLLFD, from the exons ATGGGCGTTGGTGGCAATTTCTGGGAGCTACTAAAGCCCTATGCACGGAGCGAAGGGTTTGATTTCTTGAGGAACAAGCGAGTGGCTGTGGACCTCTCTTACTGGATTGTGGCCCACGAGACTGCCTTAAAGGCTCATCATGTTCGCAAACCCCACCTCAGACTCACCTTCTTCCGCACCATCAATCTCTTCTCCAAG TTTGGAGCATTTCCAGTGTTTGTTGTTGATGGAACTCCATCGCCGTTGAAATCAGAGGCACGGATTGCAAGATTTTTCCGGTCTTCTGGCATTGAATTAACTAGCTTGCCGGTGCCTGAAGGAGGTGTCTCAGCTGAAAGGAACAGTGCTTTTACAAAATGTGTTCAAGAATGTGTG GAACTTGTTGAACTACTTGGAATGCCTGTATTAAAGGCTAAAGGAGAGGCCGAAGCACTTTGCGCCCAATTAAATTGTGAAGGTCATGTAGATGCTTGCATCACAGTTGACAGTGATGCATTTCTCTTTGGGGCCAAATGTATAGTAAAATGTTTTCGCCCCAATTCCAAA GAACCCTTTGAGAGCTACAATATGTCAGATATTGAAGCTGGCCTTGGGTTGAAGAGGAAACACTTAATAGCACTTGCTCTTCTGGTTGGAAATGATCATGATATGAATGGTGTGCGAGGGATAGGACTTGATACTGCTCTTCAGTTTGTTCGAGCTTTTAGTGAAGATGATATATTAAATAG ATTACATGAGATAGGCAAAGGAAACACTTCTCAAGTTCCCATAAGCATTAAATCTGGGGACTATATGGATACGGATGAGAACTCCCCGAATAAAAAACAAGCCCACTGCTCATTCTGTGGGCATCCTGGCAGCAAAAGGGATCACACGAAGTTTTCCTGTGAATATTGTCTCACTAATGACGAAGAAGGTTGCCTGAGAAAACCGGAGGGTTTCAAATGTGATTGCTTCTCCTGTGATATG AACAGGAAACATAAGGAGCAGAAAAGGCTAGAAATTTGGCACACAAAAGTTTGCGACAAGATTGCAAAGGAACCAGATTTTCCAAAGGATGAAATCATTGATATGTATTTACATAAAGACAATGGTTACTTCTCCG AAAAGGATGGCCCTTGCATGTGTTGGGAAAAACCTAATATTGAGATGCTGATTGATTTCTTAAACTTCCATCAGAACTGGGATCCATCCTACGTTCGGCGGCTGATCTTTCCTGTTATGTCCACCATCTTCTTGAGAGATATCACTACTACTACAGCAGAAGATTTGTTATTTGGACAGTACGAGTTTGATTCCTTGGAACGTGTAAAGACGAGATATGGACATCAGTTTTATGTGGTCAAGTGGAAACGAGCATTCAACAACGTTGCCTATAGAATTCCATCAAATGTACCTGACACGCCACAACAAGGTACTAGAGAGCTGGATGAAACAGAGGATTTACTAGATGATTGTGATGTTCCCGAGGTTCTCATGGATGAGGGATCTAGTTTTCTATTGACAGATGAAAATATGGACCTTGTCGCAGCTGCCTTTCCAAAAGAAGTAAAAAGGTTTTGGCACGAACAG GAACTGAAGGAGTTGAAAAGAAGAAAGAGCCCATCCTCAAGAtcagataaaaatgaaaattcagCATCACCAAGCTCAAAGAGGTTGCAGCTAAACATCACAGAATTCTTCCCTTCAACAAAAGTTAAAGATCAATCGAAAGCAGACGATTCATCCAAGGAAATCAGTGATAGCCAAGATAGTGGAGCCTCCAAAGGAAAGAGGAAAGAATCAAGTTCTAACCTCTCGAAATCCGTGAGGCGCCGCCTTCTATTTGACTAG